CAATGCCCTCAACATTTGCACTGTCTTCCTCACAAGCCTTATTTACTGTGTATTGTGAAAACTAAGCAATGTgggattaaataaattttacagtACTAACAGTGAATAAGATTTGTTTCTGATagttgaaataatataaaaaaattacaagttgTGAATTGATGTTGGTAAATGGTAATTGGTTAGTAAGATTTGAAAGTTGAAAGAGAAATGGCAGAAAAGATAAGTAAACAAATAAGGAAAGAAAAGCGTTGTCCATAAAGACACGTCGTATTCGAGAGGTTGAACCTTATCAGCTTATCCAGTTCAGGTCAGATCATCTTCTTCCCACTGCAACTTTTATTATGCCATGCATGCCCAATTCAATGAATCAGTAATGGGGAccctctttgttttcttttcaaaacccATCTGGTAAGATGTGTAGTTTCAGCaagttttttcaaatattttcactacaaattttttaaatattaattagaagatataaataatatcttcattctttttatataaataaatttcattcatcttcttgttatttttctctctgtataatatttttctattttattttgaaatgagacattttttaaaagaaaaaaatgttatcattaCATGAATATGATGGTATTTTTTATTAGCAAATTAAGTGTTTTCAACTCTTTGCCTATATTGTATAAACAGTCGCATGGAATCTTATAtcgaaaattaaatttcaaaatttaagagAGCAACTTTTCTTATGATaacattgttttaaaatatgtcaTCATCTTGGTTTGGAGATGACTAATATCCAACTCTTTCACTTTCTTTAATTAGTGTTCACATTAGTTTACTTTTACAATGATTTCAGTCCAATTCTCACTTGCGtctttgattacttttacaaaaaaacaaatatgcAAGCCTACTTTTCTTAAAAGGATTTTGGTAAACACTTATCTCTACTTTGAAAAGTATTTCCTGTCAATatcatgaaaattattttttacattaattatacaAAGTATTATTTCAATGGccaaataataatttgataaagaaaaattaggtaaaagatcaaatttaatacaatattgTTGAAGCAATGAAGGCAAAATTGTATGTATACCTTTCacgaagaaaaatgaagaaaagagaaaatataattaacgaatttaaagaaaaaaagaggataaagtttaaataatagtatttgtattttaaatagaCCAGTTATGTAATAGATAAATTATCATCAATAATTTTGAACATTtaatatcatcattatattaatCACACGTTATCGTttgtgtgaaaattttaaaaattacttaagaagaatgatagtttttattttaataataataaaaggtttaaactataaataagtttttaataattagattttattatataaaaaatcactatttatttaattcacgACGAAAAGATCTACACTTATGATCAATTGGAATCtcaaatagaataaatttaCTATTGGTTACTATTTTGAAGCACATGTGATtctaaaatcaatatatatgaCGTCAAATAACTCATAGTGAATATCTAATTTAGTTGTGATCATAAAGATATATTTAGACATGTAATTTGTTGTCTCTATAGGTAATCAGAACATCCTATGATAAATAGAGCTATAAGGaataattataagttaaatCGTTGTTTAACTAGGGTAAAGAAAACtagttttcaatttaattcttattaagGATTCATATATATGATGATGATTTATGATGAATACAGTGGTTGAATATGTTTTAGAGTGACAATTTTacatgtttgaaataattgatttttgagTTCAGAATTTTTGGTGACTTAATTGaacaataaattttgattttaagtgGGCATGAGGTACTTGATTGATTTGGTTGATTTGTGATGAGAGAATGTGTTGTATGTTGAGTTTGATAATTGAATTGTGAGGTTGGGAAATAAATATATGGAGTTATGTTTTAGTCTTTAATGAGTTTGTTTTGATTGATCTAGTTAAATTGATTATTGAAATAAGTTGGTTGGTTAGAGAATTAATTAAGTGTTTAAATAACATTGTTGAGTGTGAAATATGTTTAGTGTTGTATGATTTATGTAAATATAGGTGAGTATGATCCAATCGTGTGAGAAGGTATTTTGATCTTGTAAATCTGAGTATGAGTTCCTTTATGAGacttttgattaattaaatttgtatttattaggTTAAGACATAGTGGTACTATGATTTTACAAAGTTAATTAAGTGGGGAATAACTCAAGAATTCAAATATGATGTTTTCGATTTTGGTATTTTCTTGGGTGACGTCGCAGCACCATCAGACACCACTTAGACAGGTGCCACAAACCTAGGGGCGTTGGGTACCACTTATTGAGCACCGAATGCTCTCAAAGCAGTGTCTTCCTACGGGCTGTAGCTTTGGGCACCACTTACCCAACAGGCGCCATCCTGTTTCCAACCTTGAGCAGTCTTAGGAAAATTGTGATTCTTGCTCTATTAATCATCAGATTGAGTTGAAATTGTGATAGCTGGTCTTAGATATATGAATCTTTACTTTGACTGTTGGAGTATTTAATTTGAGATTCTTGGCTAAAGTAATGTATATCGCATTTTTGATGTATTTAATgagaataaattaattgaatgtTATGTCAATctaattgaaaatgaatgatgaattattaacatgtaatttgaaataaataatatatgtgactatttaaaatttatgagacTACAATGAATGAGTAAGTGATCtattgtgttttgttatttttcttgtgATTGTGCTTTCTATTTTGGTTATGTTATTATTGTATAGCACTAGTCAATACACTAGTTTTCGGAAGGTGTGTATGTGGTTATCAATATATGTTGTATTATGTGAGTCTTGGTGTTGATTGCATGATTTTTTAAAGCTATGtagttattttttgaatttatagtataattttttttagttaaaacttataagttttaaatCACCTCTAACTTAGCATGTTTTCTATGTTTGCTTATGATCTATCCGTTTACAATGATCATAAGTTATATGTGTTAGGAACAAAGTAAAATGGTTGAAAAATACTGTGACAGATGATGGTTAGGTAGAGTATAGTTGATtgtataagtatatatattttgtattatataacTCTCCcatttgttgaaaaataattatgtattttatgaaatttttcttgaatttaaaaGATGACTCTAAATCCATATTATAGGTTTATATGATTGATGTATAGATTAACACTTAAATTGTAATAACctagtttataatataaatctactaaattaaaatgttgcaatattaatgtaaattaaatttactattGTTGAACAATAAATTTACTATTGTTCCATAGCATGGGATTTCCCACTATAAAGGATATGagctattatttttttttttatttttttttttagctaatggagtatatatttttcaaagaattAAGAACTTTGTGCTGTGAAGTGAGAGTATATATATTACTCCCAATTAGGTACAATGATatctttgtttttaatattcttaAGACAATTATCTGCTTTATTTTAACTCTGACTTTGTTGTGTTTCTTTACTTCATCATTCACGaacacaattttatataaaaaatttacatttgataTATACAAGTACATatatcctattttttttaatgttgtagaaataatgttttaatcCCAACTGTACTTCATGTTTtgaattataacattttttaaatattcaaataaattatcatatattaaaacataacttttgttttgaacaaataaattaaagtcattttaaacaaaagtattttcaaatataaagcacgttattttaaaaaatagattaaaagttattttttagtaacattttaaataataccTAATATAAATCTTGTTTTGTTCAACAATCAGTTGAAATATTtaacatgttattattttattttgtcttgttAAACTTGTCAAACTTATTGATAGATTAGAGACGAGATAAGACAAATTGACTAGTTAGtcagttttttaaataaaaaaataaataaaacattcatttttatgtttaatgtgttttttttatagaaattgtTCCAtcataattatcttaatttccTAATGACAATCTACAATAAATGAATTCACAAAAATAAGACAGGAAGTCTTGTTCCTCTTGCACCTAAGAGAAAACCGATTGGTTCAAAGTGAACAtacaaaataatgtataatcCAAATGGAACAATAGGTAAACATAAAGGAGGCTTCTTGCTCAAGTTTTTTctcataaacatttatttatgaaaaaagtctttaataattgttttttacaattatttcaCATCATGAGACTTGTAGTCATGTTGTGAACATTGTTATTTCCAAAAATGACAAATAAGACAAGTTGATATTAACAATACTTTCTTAAATGACtacattcaagaaaaaaaaaaagtttatatgaaACAACGTAATTGGTTTGAAAGACTGACATCCACTCTTATTCATCTTGGATTTTCACCACTAAAATTTGATGCTTCTCTCTTCATTCAAATGGAAAACTCTCTTTACTATGCAATCATAACAATTCCTCACATAGCTTTTCTTGTCAGACTCCTTTTTTATCATTAGAAAGTAGTAAGGAAAGTTCTTGTATACATAAATAGAACGTTAGACCACGATTACTTTATAAATAATCTCAAAACCTCAACATAGACTAGATATTTGATTCTTCTAACTTCAAGTCTACCACCACTAAATTCAGAACCATGACTACTTTTgatactaaaatataataattaaagtcTCTCACTAAGAACAACTTTTGATATGGGTGACAACCTAAGGATTTCTGGTTTGTCAATCATAAGAAAAAATCACAGTGATCTCCTAACCAAAGCTTCTTCTAGtgctactttttcttttatcaagaCCCAAATTGAATGGTAGATCTAAAACTACACTCAATTCAAAATGGACttagtttcttattatttttctgtttagCATTTTAGGATAATTCTCCTTTATATatctcttctcattttctttccaaactagtttttattttgtagtagATTATTCTAAGTGTATGTATTTATTGAtgtatcttttcttcttctttcctttctaccccatgctttaattttcttacaaaCATATTAGTTAGAcatcatacatatatatataaaaggaataatGATAATGTTGTCATCTGATGGTTCCAGTGCTCAACGTCTTAAGCAACACGCAACCCAAAACCGATATTTTTAAGCTAAAGAAAATTTTCTTTGACACTTTTAAAATCGAATCAAATCTCATTATATTCATAAAGATCAACCCCTTCAACCACCAATATCTTCTCTAAACAAACAATCCAAGAGATTAAAGAATGAAAACCATTctatatttactaaaaaaaattgtgcatAAAATTCTTTACCCATAGGAAAAGTTTAAGGAGATTTTCTTTAAAGagaactaatttaaaaaaaataaataaaaaacattaacttttaattatacaGTTTCAAAATTGATCTTAAACAGAATTCAAAACTATAGTGTAAAATCACATAAATTTGCTTTTATGCTTTTTTGAAAGTATGCAATTGCATAGTAATGTTTTACTTTACCATTAGAAATATCCATCCCATaacgtttttctttttttgaggGTCAAGTCATTTTCTACTCCAATTCTTGTGCCGGACGTCACATTCCACAAATATATTCACGCCATTGCCCTTCATCATTTCATCCAGCCACTGGCATGCAATGGGATACAGTGAGTCAATCATTCATTCTATTCAGGATAAAGATTATGTGTTTTATAATCACACCAAACTCTCCACATAACTTTATCCTGTTCTTGGACCCAACTCAGTCCCGTTATGCgttatcttcttcttccttcttgcCTTCCCCACTAGCCACCCAAAATATATTCCCTgcaaaacaaacaattatttaatatcaaatcaCCAAGCattaaaacaacataaatataaataaacaaataaactcaTAACGGAAAAACATTAATACGTATTAATACGTATTCACACCAACCAAGAAAACGCATACAGAACAGTAAACTGAAAAGAGGAGAGAAAACAAGCAGTTTCAAAAAAGACCTAGTTGATAAAAATACACAAGGCTGAAACGAAGAAGTGACAAGCGAATACCACGGAAAAGTTTATGACAAACGTCACGTCACCGGAAGTGTTAAAAACTTttacaacaaaaaagaaaacagaggaTCTATAGTGAAccggaaaaaaaattgaaagacaaAGTTTAGACTGGATCCAGtattcagttttaatttaggattggttgtttgttttaaattttgaatcaaaatcattttcctCAAAATTAGGTCCAGAAGCTCCACGAATGGCCATCAATGGCTGCAACTGATTAATATAAGTTCTGTATTATGTACACAGATACACACGCACACAGACCAAGCACATAATCAATTTTCgttagattttgaaatccgtCAGATCCCGAGCCAGCGCGACAGGATCCGTCGCCCCTGCCGTCGTGGCCCGGAATAATGAAGGTAGACAAAACCAAAGCGACGTTAGATTCAAAGGTCCTCTGCTTTTGTCATGACTGAGAGCCTGCTCGGCCTCGGATGAAAGTCCCCACGCCGTCTCTGCTGGTGCGAGGAAGGTCGAATCAACGCTGCGAGAGCTCGTTTGACGAGATCTCCCTCAACTCCGCGAATTCTCACGAGCGAGTTCGTCATCGCCGATCTGCGCGCGTTGAGGCGATTCGGGGAGTACGGCGCCGGCGCGTGGCTCTTCTTGTGGAGGCTGCAGCGGAAGGAGCCAGGGTGCGTCGTAGGCGAGCACATGCACGTCCGCTTCGGCTGGTGCGGGTTAATACTCCCCTGTCTGGACGCGGCGGCTCGCGGCGCGACCGCGATGGAGCGGTTCGGGGAGACGGAGCGGTGGTCGAGGGAGAACCGCAAGGAGGGAGCGGAGGAACCGCAGAGGTTGACACGAGTGGGAGAAGAAGAGCGGTTTAAAAAGGTGGTTGAAGGAGAAGAGAAGCTGGAAGTGGAAGATGCAAAACCTGAGggtgaagaagaggaggaggaagagcgAAAGTGAGAGTTGTAGAATCTGGGAGTAGATGAGAGGGATCCAATTACTGCGTTTCTTGATTTTCTAGAAGCTGCCGCCATTTTTTCTGTTTCAGAGAAAAAATCGCGAGTGAGGGAAAAAGGAAAGTGAAGAAGTAtgggagttttttttttttttttctccctaaAGGCCGGGTTCGGCTCTTCGGTTTGGCAAACCTAGCTTTACTCGAGGCATGTATATATAGAATTTTGAAGAAGAGCAATAGGTAGACATGTGTTTGTTTGGCGTAGGCAAAGGTTGACGAAATTTTGAGTTTGGGATATTAACTTTGTGGAATTGTGTTGTAGTCCCTGattattgttgttttgaattgaaaagagaGGAGAAGGATGGAACAGCAAAAAAAGTGAAGAATAGTGTAGAAGAGCGGTTAACCAAAAGCGGTTTGGGGTTGGGTTAGTTAACCAAAAGTGTAGAAGAGCCCTCGGAATTGCAATGGAACCGCTTTAAGTTTGAGAAAGCTATGGGCAGCAGACgacaaaaaaatattgaaccGTTTTAATTCTACTGACACGTCTCCTAATTCTCTATCCTTCTCCCACGTACTACTGTCACTTGTAAGTCACTAAACTACCCTtctcattctttttttattcctttactAGTATTCTGATATGTCAATGCCAACGcccaatatttttaaaaccacccaattttatttttattatcattcaaaataaatatcatcTCAAATAACAGATATTAACTTGACAATTGTTCctgataaataaatttatattttcatataagtctattgtaattttaaattttatataaatattattttcaatattttattatttaatttattatgagtTTATTAATGATgtcaatatttaattaactaattattattttatgaaatatttcaaattttattattatgtggaagttgttaagaaatattgaaaaagttcataaaagaaccttcattttacaattttttttattttgaattttaaatgaaaattctgTTATTgctgtattttttaattttaaaattcaaatgtaaattggttattatattttaatttcaaatttctcgctgataatatgaatttaaattttagaaaaaaaatacagttaaAATAGTTAGTTATATTTAGTTaagagtaattaaaaaataaaaaattttctttaattatttaaacaatattaacaaataaCTAATTAAACAAGATTAAGGAAAAATAGACTTTTATTAGAAGAACGGCAACacttaattctaaaattttttacataattatttttttcataatttatctttctctctcttatttctaatttgaaagtttttttaaacctggaaatattatcaaataataaatagtaatatttttaacGTCTTAATTGCATGAGTCAATTATAAGATTAACATCTGAATTTCATATgatattgtaattaatatatactgacataatataaaaataagacttctataaaagtaaaaaaaaaaaaacattttatcttaaaaaatatatttttgacaataactaagtaaaatattaataaaaagtgtGAATTCTATAAAACTTTGTGTTaagctaaaaattaaaaaaaataaattaatgtaacaATATAAAACCCACAAActtatattaaatatcaaacacTCGTAACAATATAATATGTTTCGGTAGGATTTTTCTGGGACCGAAAGCACTAACCTCGATGACACAATTCCGCTTCCTTCTGATGCAAGATCTCCAATTGCCTTCGCCGTCCATTCTTCAGACCGTCCGTCAAACTTCGATCTTTGCCGgggtacctgtaaaggcactccgacgatcaagttagatgtCGATGTAGGAAGACCCTCTGTCCTCAGCAAGTGGATGCTTAGAACAGAGAGAGGGTGAAACTCAATCAAGTGTGAGAGTATGATTGTGAGTATCAGCGTAGAGTATGCTAAACTGTGCGTACCTTACTTGGAAgcttttgttctttatttataggctttggattaatataaca
This genomic stretch from Vigna radiata var. radiata cultivar VC1973A chromosome 7, Vradiata_ver6, whole genome shotgun sequence harbors:
- the LOC106768644 gene encoding putative protein TPRXL; this encodes MAAASRKSRNAVIGSLSSTPRFYNSHFRSSSSSSSPSGFASSTSSFSSPSTTFLNRSSSPTRVNLCGSSAPSLRFSLDHRSVSPNRSIAVAPRAAASRQGSINPHQPKRTCMCSPTTHPGSFRCSLHKKSHAPAPYSPNRLNARRSAMTNSLVRIRGVEGDLVKRALAALIRPSSHQQRRRGDFHPRPSRLSVMTKAEDL